The genomic region GCTCCAGTTACACAACGGAAGAATAAGCCATTGCCAGAAACACTTGTTTATACAGTAGGTATGAGTGTTGCTGATATTGCTAAAAAGATTCACCGTGAACCAGCAGAAATCATTAAGAAATTATTTATGATGGGTGTTATGGTGAACCAAAACCAATCATTGGATAAAGATACGATTGAAATTTTAGCTGATGATTATGGTATTAAAGCAGAAGAAAAAGTCGAAGTTGATGTTTCTGATATCGATAAATTCTTTGAAGAAGAAGAAAAGAACCATAAACATTTGGAAGATCGACCACCTGTTGTTACAATCATGGGACACGTTGACCATGGTAAAACAACTTTACTTGATCATTTAAGACACTCACATATTACTGAGGGTGAAGCTGGTGGAATCACACAACACATTGGTGCTTATCAAGTTAAGCATGCAGGTAAGACAATTACATTCTTAGATACACCAGGACACGCTGCATTTACAAACATGCGTGCACGTGGTGCGGATATTACTGATATTACTGTACTTGTTGTTGCTGCTGATGATGGTGTTATGCCACAAACAATTGAAGCTATTCACCACTCTCAAGCTGCTGGTGTTCCAATTATCGTTGCAGTTAACAAGATTGATAAGCCAGGTGCAAATCCAAATCACGTAATGGAACAATTAACTGAATATAGCTTGATCCCAGAAGATTGGGGTGGAGATACAATTTTTGTTGAAATCTCTGCAAAATTTGGCAAAAATATTGATGAATTGCTTGATATGATTCTTCTTCAATCTGAAATGATGGAATTGAAGGCAAATCCTAAGCAACATGGTGCAGGTTCTGTTATTGAAGCTCGATTAGATAAAGGTAAAGGATCAGTAGCTTCATTACTTGTTCAACAAGGTACATTACATGTAGGAGATCCAATTGTTGTTGGTAATACTTTTGGACGTGTTCGTACAATGACAAATGATCATGGTCGTTCAATTCACAAGGCTAAGCCTGGTACACCAGTTGAAATTACTGGTTTAAATGATGTACCAGATTCTGGAGATCGTTTTGTTACATTTAATGATGAAAAGACAGCTCGTGCTGCTGGTGAAAAACGTGCAGAACAAGCCTTAATTAAAGAACGTAATAAGACAACTCACGTAACTCTTGATAATTTGTTTGATACTATCAAGGATGGAGAAATGAAAGAAGTTGACTTGATCATCAAAGCCGATGTTCAAGGTTCTGTAGAAGCTTTAGCACAAAGTTTCCAAAAAATTGATGTAGAAGGCGTAAGAGTTAATATTATTCACCAAGCTGTAGGTGCAATTAATGAAAGTGATATTACATTAGCTGAAGCTTCAAATGCTATTATCATTGGATTTAATGTTCGTCCTACTCCACTTGCTAAGCA from Ligilactobacillus cholophilus harbors:
- the infB gene encoding translation initiation factor IF-2, with translation MSKKRIYQIARELNVNSKDIIDIAKKNGIKVGNHMSMLDENEEKTVRNNLKKNDTKETSKSNNNNSVKVNKNNEHAKNEHKNNARHNNDKEMNNKAKHHNKQNSSAEASNSFNNSNNKKKFNKNNKRNNNNFQNNKFSKKNKKKNKKERRQDRHAQKKAPVTQRKNKPLPETLVYTVGMSVADIAKKIHREPAEIIKKLFMMGVMVNQNQSLDKDTIEILADDYGIKAEEKVEVDVSDIDKFFEEEEKNHKHLEDRPPVVTIMGHVDHGKTTLLDHLRHSHITEGEAGGITQHIGAYQVKHAGKTITFLDTPGHAAFTNMRARGADITDITVLVVAADDGVMPQTIEAIHHSQAAGVPIIVAVNKIDKPGANPNHVMEQLTEYSLIPEDWGGDTIFVEISAKFGKNIDELLDMILLQSEMMELKANPKQHGAGSVIEARLDKGKGSVASLLVQQGTLHVGDPIVVGNTFGRVRTMTNDHGRSIHKAKPGTPVEITGLNDVPDSGDRFVTFNDEKTARAAGEKRAEQALIKERNKTTHVTLDNLFDTIKDGEMKEVDLIIKADVQGSVEALAQSFQKIDVEGVRVNIIHQAVGAINESDITLAEASNAIIIGFNVRPTPLAKQQADADGVDIRLHNVIYKAIDEVETAMKGMLEPEYREKVTGQVEIRETYKVSKLGTIGGGYVIDGYISRNSGVRVIRNGVVIYEGKLASLKRFKDDVKEVKSGYECGLMIEKYNDIKVGDQLEAFVMEEVPVE